One stretch of Eupeodes corollae chromosome 2, idEupCoro1.1, whole genome shotgun sequence DNA includes these proteins:
- the LOC129948545 gene encoding uncharacterized protein LOC129948545, protein MRLFVILSLIAVAYGRPDVSLGYSYSPVNDGSSGAASVDQPFLAAPLNSNIFSSGGGSNHIVNAPIQRGSLQAPLVTKQFFLHSAPEDHEIKHKHFVLGRPQKNYRVVFIKAPKSTNANVRLSAEYAPIEEKTQIYVLTQKENELDVNNIATPAPTQPSKPEVFFVKYRTPEEALHAQQKIQEQYDSLGGSSQISDEGTAPVSSVIGALGKDNSELSQSSSNQDDVAAVSSGSYLPPSASYLPPGRH, encoded by the exons ATGCGTTTATTCGTG ATTTTGTCTTTGATTGCTGTGGCTTATGGTAGGCCAGATGTGAGCTTGGGATACAGCTACAGTCCTGTGAATGATGGCTCCTCTGGTGCAGCCTCCGTAGATCAACCATTCCTTGCAGCACCATTAAACAGTAACATCTTTTCGTCCGGAGGAGGTTCAAATCATATTGTAAATGCTCCAATTCAACGAGGATCACTGCAAGCACCATTGGtgacaaaacaatttttcttgcaCTCCGCTCCTGAAGATCACGAGATTAAGCATAAGCATTTTGTTCTGGGACGTCCTCAGAAAAATTATCGCGTTGTATTCATCAAGGCACCTAAATCCACAAACGCAAATGTTCGCCTATCGGCTGAGTATGCACCAATTGAGGAGAAGACTCAGATTTACGTCCTTACTCAGAAGGAAAACGAACTGGATGTCAACAATATTGCTACCCCAGCACCAACGCAACCAAGCAAACCCGAAGTATTCTTTGTTAAATACAGGACTCCCGAAGAAGCTCTTCATGCTCAACAAAAGATCCAAG aacAATATGATTCATTGGGAGGATCAAGCCAAATTTCTGATGAAGGAACTGCTCCAGTGAGTTCAGTAATCGGTGCATTGGGCAAAGACAATTCTGAATTGTCGCAATCATCATCAAATCAAGACGACGTAGCTGCTGTCAGTTCAGGATCATATTTACCACCAAGTGCCAGCTACCTTCCACCAGGAAGGCACTAA